The following DNA comes from Oceanithermus desulfurans.
CCGCTCCTTCCACAGCGCTCGCAGCTCGGCCTCGCGGCTTTGGTGGGCCACCAGCAGCAGCCGCGCGTGTTCGCCTCCGGGCTCGAGCGCGGCCAGCAGCGCCAGCGCCCCCGGCCACTCGGCCACCCGCCGCCCCGTCTCCGCGAGCGCCGCCAGCGGCACCTGCCGCGCCGCCGGGAAGCCCGAGCGGGCCAGCTCGCGGGCGTAGCCTTCGGCCAGCTCCGCCGCCAGCGCCTGCGCCTCGCCGCGGGCGGCGTAGAGCTCCTCCTCCAGCTTTTTCACCCGCTCGGGTACGTCGAAGACCCCGGACGAGAAGCGCGCGGCCAGCGTCTTCAGGGTGCGGTGCTTGGCGGCGTAGTCCTCGAGCGCCTCCCAGCCGCTGCGGGCGTAGACCCGGATCGTCTTCTTCTTGCCCTTCTCGAAGCCCAGCAGCTTGATCGGGCCCGCCTCGGCGGTGCTGCGCAGGTGGGTGCCGCCGCAGGGGGCCAGGTCCCAGTCCTCGATCTCGACCACCCGCACCGTCCCCCGCACTTTGGGCATGCGCCTGAGCGGCAAGAGCGGCACCTGCGCCTCGGGCACCTCGCGCGCGCTCACCGCCAGGTTGGCGTAGACGGCCCAGTTCGCCAGCGCCTCGGCCTGCTCGAGCACCTCGCCCGCCGCCTCGGGGCCGGGCCAGACGTCGAAGTCGATGTGGATCTCCGGCCCCGCCAGGCTCACCGCGATGGTGTTCCACTGCGCCGCGCGCAGGAAGGCCTGGCTGAGGACGTGCTGGCCGGTGTGGCGCTGCATGTGGCGGTAGCGGCGGCTCCAGTCGATCTCTCCTTCTACCCGGGCCCCCTCCTCGAGCGGGGCCTCCAGCGCGTGGACGATGCGCGTGCCGTGCTTCTCCGGTTCGAAGACGTCCAGCACCCGCACCCCGCCCAGGGTGCCGGTGTCGTGGGGCTGGCCGCCCGAGGTGGGGTAGAAGAGGGTGCGGTCCAGCTCGACCAAAAAGCGGCCCTCCTCTTCCCAGGCGCGCGTGACCGTGGCCTCGAAGCGGGTGGCGTAGGGGTCCTGCCAGAAGAGTCGTTCGCTCACATATATAAGTCTAGTGCTTGGGATGTGGACTCGGGTTCTGGAACCGCCGGCTCGCAGTTCTCATCAATCAGGCTAGGCATATGGTATAAATAAAGTTGAAATCCAGCCCTCGCGAGTACGCCGTCCACGCTATACAGGACGTGCCGAAAGCGGGGGACCTTTTATGATATGTTTTCAATATGAAGACAGCCGTGCTCATCGATGGCGATTTCTATCTTAGACGCCATAGAAAGTTGCGGAAAAAGTACCATACCCCGGAACTTGCTGCTAAGGACGTATTAACGCTAGCTCTAGCCCACATGGACGACAAAGCGTGCAAGCGCGAAAGCGAACTGTACCGAATTCTCGTGTATGACGCGCCACCGTTAGACAAGCGTGCCCATCAACCCATTAGTAAGAAGTCTTTGAATTTTCAGGATACCGACACCTTCAAGTTTCGCTCAGAATTTCATAGATACCTTAAGCACACGCGCAAAGTGGCCCTCCGTTTGGGTAGATTACGCGATGGAGCACGATGGATCATCAAACCCGATGTCGTAAAGCGGCTACTCAGCGACAAAATGTCCCTAGATGATTTGACCGACAACGATTTCTACTATGAGATTCAGCAAAAGGGCGTAGACATTCGCTTGGGATTAGATGTGGCCTCGCTGGCTTATAAGCAGCTCGTTACCCGGATCATCCTGGTGACCGGCGACAGCGACTTTGTGCCCGCGGCGAAATTGGCCCGCCGCGAGGGTATCGAAATCGTGCTGGATCCTATGTGGGCCGACGTACACGAATACCTATACGAGCACATTGACGGCCTCAGGTCGGTAATAGATGAGAGCGGGAAGTTTATTTGTGAGTCACCCAAGAAATCGACCCGCCAGCGAAAGAAGAAAAAGGCGGGTCCGTAACAGCACATTTGCTAACTTTGCTAACGATATTGCTCCAGCACCCGCTTGGCGATCACCAGCTTGAGGATCTCGCTGGTGCCCTCGCCGATGCGCATCAGCCGCACGTCGCGCCAGTAGCGCTCCACCGGGTAGTCCTTGATGTAGCCGTAGCCGCCCAGGATCTGGATGGCCGCGTCGGCGGCGCGGGTGGCCACCTCGCTGGCGAAGAGCTTGGCCTGGGCCGCGGCCAGGGTGTAGTCGCGCCCGGCGTCCTTCAGCTCGGCCGCCTTCAGGTACAGCATCCGGGCGGCCTCGAGGTCGGTGCTCATCTGGGCGAGCTGGAAGCCCACGCCCTCGAAGCGGCCGATGGGACGGCCGAATTGGCGGCGCTCGCCGGCGTAGCGGGCGGCGAACTCGAGCGCCGCGCGGCCGAGGCCCACGCTCAGCGCCGCGATGCCCACGCGGCCGCCGTCGAGCACCCGCAGCACGGTGTAGAACCCCCGGCCCCGCTGGCCCACCAGGGCGTCCGCGGGCAGGCGCAGGTCCTCGAAGATCAGCTGTGCGGTGTCCGAGCTGCGCAGCCCCAGCTTGTCCTCCTTGCGGCCGATCGTGAGCCCCGGCGTGCCCGCGGGGAAGACGAAGGTGCTGATGCCGCGGTGGGGCTTGCCCTCGGGCGCGGGGTCGGTGCGGGCGTTGATCACGTAGACCCCGGCCACCGAACCCTGGGTGATGAACTGCTTGGTCCCGTTCAGCACCCAGCCGCCCTCCGCCTCCTCGGCGCGGGTCTTGAGCGCCGCGGCGTCGGAGCCGGCGCCGGGTTCGGTCAGCCCCCAGGCGCCCAGCCACTCGCCGCTCGCCATCTTCGGCAGGTACCGCTGCTTCTGCTCCTCGCTGGCGTCGAGGAGCAGGTGGCCGGTGGCCAGCGAGTTGTGG
Coding sequences within:
- a CDS encoding alanyl-tRNA editing protein; translated protein: MSERLFWQDPYATRFEATVTRAWEEEGRFLVELDRTLFYPTSGGQPHDTGTLGGVRVLDVFEPEKHGTRIVHALEAPLEEGARVEGEIDWSRRYRHMQRHTGQHVLSQAFLRAAQWNTIAVSLAGPEIHIDFDVWPGPEAAGEVLEQAEALANWAVYANLAVSAREVPEAQVPLLPLRRMPKVRGTVRVVEIEDWDLAPCGGTHLRSTAEAGPIKLLGFEKGKKKTIRVYARSGWEALEDYAAKHRTLKTLAARFSSGVFDVPERVKKLEEELYAARGEAQALAAELAEGYARELARSGFPAARQVPLAALAETGRRVAEWPGALALLAALEPGGEHARLLLVAHQSREAELRALWKERLEPLGARGGGRGHIQGRLPAGKLQLALGAFPAAAKENT
- a CDS encoding NYN domain-containing protein; this translates as MKTAVLIDGDFYLRRHRKLRKKYHTPELAAKDVLTLALAHMDDKACKRESELYRILVYDAPPLDKRAHQPISKKSLNFQDTDTFKFRSEFHRYLKHTRKVALRLGRLRDGARWIIKPDVVKRLLSDKMSLDDLTDNDFYYEIQQKGVDIRLGLDVASLAYKQLVTRIILVTGDSDFVPAAKLARREGIEIVLDPMWADVHEYLYEHIDGLRSVIDESGKFICESPKKSTRQRKKKKAGP
- a CDS encoding acyl-CoA dehydrogenase family protein, translating into MSELWFEPTPDERALLGALGSFLTDRVVPTATERDAAGAFPHDLVRELGELGVFGLQVPEAYGGLGLPTRTAARILEEIGWADGSLGLTVASHNSLATGHLLLDASEEQKQRYLPKMASGEWLGAWGLTEPGAGSDAAALKTRAEEAEGGWVLNGTKQFITQGSVAGVYVINARTDPAPEGKPHRGISTFVFPAGTPGLTIGRKEDKLGLRSSDTAQLIFEDLRLPADALVGQRGRGFYTVLRVLDGGRVGIAALSVGLGRAALEFAARYAGERRQFGRPIGRFEGVGFQLAQMSTDLEAARMLYLKAAELKDAGRDYTLAAAQAKLFASEVATRAADAAIQILGGYGYIKDYPVERYWRDVRLMRIGEGTSEILKLVIAKRVLEQYR